One window of the Hippoglossus hippoglossus isolate fHipHip1 chromosome 9, fHipHip1.pri, whole genome shotgun sequence genome contains the following:
- the rabl6b gene encoding rab-like protein 6 isoform X2: MFSALKKLVGSEPGQLRDKNIPAGLQSMNQSLQRRFAKGVQYNMKIVIRGDRNTGKSTLWHRLQGKKFVEDYIPTQEIQATSIHWNYKTTDDVVKVEVWDVVDKGKGKKRGDNLKLENEPQESDDVALDAEFLDVYKNCNGVIMMFDITKQWTFNYILRELPKVPTHVPVCVLGNHRDMGEHRVILPDDIRDLIAGLNRPMGSSYIHYAESSMKNGFGLKYLHRFFNIPFLQLQRETLLRQLETNQLDMDATLEELCVQQETEDQNYEIFLENLETRSKSYGSPGPANGSSSGSQSPIVPPSGASTGSSSPSTPQPPIPFQVLPQSPSVSVSSPPPPTAVVSGAASPTAETKPSAQSPEHQQASAASSVLSFQKRSFISRWFGPSPAADAPVPASEDPAAPVCPLKVQSVDDFVPDERLDKSFLEDSLPSKNRVPQPAPARAVDSDSDGEGRGNPMVSGFQDELDLDDTEPSLPQPKTLPPSKDITLTSDEEEGVPAALTITQDQDLDSEPELKAPVIHITKPKVTSKAPEPRGQTTAPISLTLIPATEQPARQGKKKGNTPKAEDSDTDPEAPVAQQMLSFVMDDPDFESEASDTPKIATDAFPIRDELLSDLSDDDMQIAKVPEPLKPTVISFKQKDDTDLFGLGIQEEAPAAKDSSEEQEEKESKYSKEKKKKKKKSKEEDDKTKKKHKHKKKEKEDAATEDDKEKKKKKSRTKKTEVDELEDFLGGGAGLIKRDDGDYEEL; this comes from the exons ATGGCATCGACTCCAGGGCAAGAAGTTTGTGGAGGACTACATACCCACTCAGGAGATCCAAGCCACAAGCATCCATTGGAATTACAAAA CTACTGATGATGTCGTCAAGGTGGAGGTTTGGGACGTGGTTGACAAAG gaaaaggcaaaaagcGAGGAGACAACTTGAAACTGGAGAATGAGCCCCAAGAG TCAGATGATGTGGCCCTGGATGCTGAGTTCCTGGATGTATACAAGAACTGCAATGGAGTCATCATGATGTTTGACATTACCAAGCAGTG GACATTTAACTACATCCTGAGGGAACTGCCCAAAGTACCCACCCATGTGCCGGTGTGTGTTTTGGGAAACCACAGGGATATGGGCGAGCACCGTGTCATCCTCCCTGATGATATAAGGGACCTGATTGCTGGACTGAACAG ACCAATGGGATCCTCTTACATCCACTATGCTGAGTCGTCAATGAAGAACGGCTTTGGCTTGAAATACCTGCACAGATTTTTCAACATCCCCTTCTTGCAGCTAcag agagAGACCCTCCTGAGGCAGCTGGAGACCAACCAGTTGGACATGGACGCCACCCTGGAGGAGCTCTGTGTCCAGCAGGAAACTGAGGATCAAAACTATGAGAT TTTCCTTGAGAACTTGGAGACTCGCAGTAAAAGCTATGGCTCTCCTGGTCCAGCCAACGGTTCCTCCTCAGGCTCCCAGTCCCCCATTGTCCCTCCCAGTGGGGCCTCCACGGGCAGCTCCAGCCCCAGCACCCCTCAGCCCCCCATCCCCTTCCAAGTGCTCCCACAGTCACCGTCTGTGTCAgtgtcctctcctccacctcccacgGCAGTTGTTAGCGGGGCAGCTTCACCTACTGCTGAGACAAAACCCTCAGCTCAGTCTCCCGAACACCAACAGGCCTCCGCAGCATCTAGTGTGTTGTCCTTCCAGAAACGCAGCTTCATCTCTCGCTGGTTTGGTCCATCacctgctgctgatgctcctgTTCCTGCGTCAG AGGACCCTGCTGCACCAGTGTGTCCTCTTAAGGTTCAGAGTGTGGATGATTTTGTGCCAGATGAGAGACTGGACAAGAGTTTCCTGGAGGACAGCCTGCCCTCGAAGAACAGGGTTCCTCAACCTGCACCAGCTCGAGCTGTGGACAGTGACAG TGATGGTGAAGGCAGAGGAAACCCCATGGTGTCTGGTTTCCAGGATGAGCTTGACCTTGATGACACTGAGCCCAGTCTTCCTCAGCCTAAGACCCTGCCTCCCAGTAAAGATATCACTCTAACCAgtgacgaggaggagggagtACCAGCAGCCCTCACCATCACACAGGATCAAGACCTGGACAGTGAACCTGAACTGAAGGC GCCTGTGATTCATATCACAAAACCAAAGGTGACATCTAAAGCGCCAGAGCCCAGAGGCCAGACCACAGCGCCCATCTCCCTCACTTTAATCCCAGCAACAGAGCAGCCAGCCCGACAAGGCAAGAAGAAGGGAAACACACCCAAAGCTGAGGACTCTGACACAGACCCTGAGGCCCCTGTCGCCCAGCAAATGCTCTCTTTTGTCATGGATGACCCCGACTTTGAGTCTGAAGCATCAGACACACCAAAAATAGCAACG GATGCATTTCCAATCAGGGATGAGCTCCTGTCCGATCTCTCTGATGATGACATGCAGATAGCCAAAGTACCAGAACCTCTGAAGCCCACTGTGATCTCCTTTAAACAAAAGGACGATACCGATCTGTTTGGCCTCGGCATCCAAGAGGAGGCTCCTGCAGCCAAGGACAGCAGCGAGGAACAGGAAG agaaagaaagcaaatactcaaaagaaaaaaagaaaaagaagaagaaaagcaaagag GAGGATGATAAAAccaagaagaaacacaaacacaagaaaaaggaaaaagaagatgCTGCTACAGAAGatgacaaagagaagaagaaaaagaaatcccgGACCAAGAAAACAGAAGTGGATGAACTGGAGGACTTTCTGGGCGGAGGAGCAGGATTGATTAAAAGAGATGATGGGGATTATGAAGAACTATAA
- the rabl6b gene encoding rab-like protein 6 isoform X1 produces the protein MFSALKKLVGSEPGQLRDKNIPAGLQSMNQSLQRRFAKGVQYNMKIVIRGDRNTGKSTLWHRLQGKKFVEDYIPTQEIQATSIHWNYKTTDDVVKVEVWDVVDKGQKYPLPEGVGKGKKRGDNLKLENEPQESDDVALDAEFLDVYKNCNGVIMMFDITKQWTFNYILRELPKVPTHVPVCVLGNHRDMGEHRVILPDDIRDLIAGLNRPMGSSYIHYAESSMKNGFGLKYLHRFFNIPFLQLQRETLLRQLETNQLDMDATLEELCVQQETEDQNYEIFLENLETRSKSYGSPGPANGSSSGSQSPIVPPSGASTGSSSPSTPQPPIPFQVLPQSPSVSVSSPPPPTAVVSGAASPTAETKPSAQSPEHQQASAASSVLSFQKRSFISRWFGPSPAADAPVPASEDPAAPVCPLKVQSVDDFVPDERLDKSFLEDSLPSKNRVPQPAPARAVDSDSDGEGRGNPMVSGFQDELDLDDTEPSLPQPKTLPPSKDITLTSDEEEGVPAALTITQDQDLDSEPELKAPVIHITKPKVTSKAPEPRGQTTAPISLTLIPATEQPARQGKKKGNTPKAEDSDTDPEAPVAQQMLSFVMDDPDFESEASDTPKIATDAFPIRDELLSDLSDDDMQIAKVPEPLKPTVISFKQKDDTDLFGLGIQEEAPAAKDSSEEQEEKESKYSKEKKKKKKKSKEEDDKTKKKHKHKKKEKEDAATEDDKEKKKKKSRTKKTEVDELEDFLGGGAGLIKRDDGDYEEL, from the exons ATGGCATCGACTCCAGGGCAAGAAGTTTGTGGAGGACTACATACCCACTCAGGAGATCCAAGCCACAAGCATCCATTGGAATTACAAAA CTACTGATGATGTCGTCAAGGTGGAGGTTTGGGACGTGGTTGACAAAG GCCAAAAATATCCTCTTCCTGAAGGTGTAG gaaaaggcaaaaagcGAGGAGACAACTTGAAACTGGAGAATGAGCCCCAAGAG TCAGATGATGTGGCCCTGGATGCTGAGTTCCTGGATGTATACAAGAACTGCAATGGAGTCATCATGATGTTTGACATTACCAAGCAGTG GACATTTAACTACATCCTGAGGGAACTGCCCAAAGTACCCACCCATGTGCCGGTGTGTGTTTTGGGAAACCACAGGGATATGGGCGAGCACCGTGTCATCCTCCCTGATGATATAAGGGACCTGATTGCTGGACTGAACAG ACCAATGGGATCCTCTTACATCCACTATGCTGAGTCGTCAATGAAGAACGGCTTTGGCTTGAAATACCTGCACAGATTTTTCAACATCCCCTTCTTGCAGCTAcag agagAGACCCTCCTGAGGCAGCTGGAGACCAACCAGTTGGACATGGACGCCACCCTGGAGGAGCTCTGTGTCCAGCAGGAAACTGAGGATCAAAACTATGAGAT TTTCCTTGAGAACTTGGAGACTCGCAGTAAAAGCTATGGCTCTCCTGGTCCAGCCAACGGTTCCTCCTCAGGCTCCCAGTCCCCCATTGTCCCTCCCAGTGGGGCCTCCACGGGCAGCTCCAGCCCCAGCACCCCTCAGCCCCCCATCCCCTTCCAAGTGCTCCCACAGTCACCGTCTGTGTCAgtgtcctctcctccacctcccacgGCAGTTGTTAGCGGGGCAGCTTCACCTACTGCTGAGACAAAACCCTCAGCTCAGTCTCCCGAACACCAACAGGCCTCCGCAGCATCTAGTGTGTTGTCCTTCCAGAAACGCAGCTTCATCTCTCGCTGGTTTGGTCCATCacctgctgctgatgctcctgTTCCTGCGTCAG AGGACCCTGCTGCACCAGTGTGTCCTCTTAAGGTTCAGAGTGTGGATGATTTTGTGCCAGATGAGAGACTGGACAAGAGTTTCCTGGAGGACAGCCTGCCCTCGAAGAACAGGGTTCCTCAACCTGCACCAGCTCGAGCTGTGGACAGTGACAG TGATGGTGAAGGCAGAGGAAACCCCATGGTGTCTGGTTTCCAGGATGAGCTTGACCTTGATGACACTGAGCCCAGTCTTCCTCAGCCTAAGACCCTGCCTCCCAGTAAAGATATCACTCTAACCAgtgacgaggaggagggagtACCAGCAGCCCTCACCATCACACAGGATCAAGACCTGGACAGTGAACCTGAACTGAAGGC GCCTGTGATTCATATCACAAAACCAAAGGTGACATCTAAAGCGCCAGAGCCCAGAGGCCAGACCACAGCGCCCATCTCCCTCACTTTAATCCCAGCAACAGAGCAGCCAGCCCGACAAGGCAAGAAGAAGGGAAACACACCCAAAGCTGAGGACTCTGACACAGACCCTGAGGCCCCTGTCGCCCAGCAAATGCTCTCTTTTGTCATGGATGACCCCGACTTTGAGTCTGAAGCATCAGACACACCAAAAATAGCAACG GATGCATTTCCAATCAGGGATGAGCTCCTGTCCGATCTCTCTGATGATGACATGCAGATAGCCAAAGTACCAGAACCTCTGAAGCCCACTGTGATCTCCTTTAAACAAAAGGACGATACCGATCTGTTTGGCCTCGGCATCCAAGAGGAGGCTCCTGCAGCCAAGGACAGCAGCGAGGAACAGGAAG agaaagaaagcaaatactcaaaagaaaaaaagaaaaagaagaagaaaagcaaagag GAGGATGATAAAAccaagaagaaacacaaacacaagaaaaaggaaaaagaagatgCTGCTACAGAAGatgacaaagagaagaagaaaaagaaatcccgGACCAAGAAAACAGAAGTGGATGAACTGGAGGACTTTCTGGGCGGAGGAGCAGGATTGATTAAAAGAGATGATGGGGATTATGAAGAACTATAA
- the imp4 gene encoding U3 small nucleolar ribonucleoprotein protein IMP4, with protein sequence MLRREVRQRREYLYRKAQEDRLRTIEEKKQKLKGALEENLLIPTEVRREALQLQNLLEYDDEGAEGISSHMDDEYKWAGVEDPKVMVTTSRDPSSRLKMFAKEVKLMFPGAQRMNRGNHEIASLVGACKANNVTDLVIMHETRGQPDGLVVCHLPFGPTAYFTLYNVVMRHDVPDIGTMSEAYPHLIFHNFSSQLGKRVSNILKYLFPVPKEDSRRVITFANQEDFISFRHHTYKKTDHKNVELTEVGPRFEMKLYMIKLGTLENESTADVEWRHHAYTHTAKKRRFLSVQ encoded by the exons ATG CTTCGTCGGGAggtgagacagaggagagagtaCCTGTACAGGAAGGCACAGGAGGACAGGCTCCGAACaatagaggagaaaaaacagaagtTGAAGGGAGCACTTGAAG AAAATTTGCTTATTCCAACTGAGGTACGCAGAGAAGCTCTGCAGCTACAGAATCTACTGGAGTATGACGATGAAGGGGCAGAAG GCATCAGCTCTCACATGGATGATGAGTATAAATGGGCCGGAGTGGAAGATCCCAAAGTCATGGTCACTACGTCCAGAGACCCGAGCTCCAGACTCAAGATGTTTGCTAAG GAGGTAAAGCTGATGTTCCCTGGAGCCCAGCGCATGAACAGAGGAAACCATGAGATCGCTTCGCTGGTGGGAGCCTGCAAAGCCAACAATGTTACAGACCTCGTTATCATGCACGAAACAAGAGGACAGCCTG ATGGCCTGGTGGTGTGCCACTTGCCATTTGGACCTACAGCTTATTTCACACTTTACAATGTGGTAATGAGGCATGATGTTCCAGACATAGGCACCATGTCGGAGGCCTACCCCCACCTAATTTTTCATAACTTCTCCTCACAGCTCGGCAAGAGG GTATCGAATATCCTCAAGTATCTTTTTCCAGTGCCGAAGGAGGACAGTAGGCGTGTAATCACATTTGCCAACCAGGAGGACTTCATCTCGTTCAG ACATCACACCTACAAGAAAACAGACCACAAAAATGTTGAGCTGACAGAAGTAGGACCCaggtttgaaatgaaat TGTACATGATCAAGCTGGGCACCCTGGAGAACGAGAGCACGGCAGACGTGGAGTGGCGTCACCATgcgtatacacacacagcaaagaaGAGGAGGTTCCTCAGTGTGCaataa
- the araf gene encoding serine/threonine-protein kinase A-Raf, giving the protein MSSTSSSYSSSGETSPEDVPRGGGTIRVYLPNKQRTVVNVRGGQTVYESLDKALKVRGLSQDCCAVFRLLEGRKRLTDWDTDITPLVGEELLVEVLDDIPLTMHNFVRKTFFKLAYCDFCHKFLFNGFRCQTCGYKFHQHCSSKVPTVCVDMDTVSKRCDPNPCTDEYPQILLPENSPSQSNLALTPEPAGMDLLSPTSAFHFPMPGGDGQSLQRHRSTSTPNVHMVSTVGPVSASMIEEALKFHIPTGPEPSPKPSTSPPSSLGSPGRRPPKSPSEHKERKPSSSDDKKKVHRGGCRDSSYYWEVHSREVNIQKRIGSGSFGTVFKGKWHGDVAIKILKVTEPTPEQLQAFKNEMQVLRKTRHVNILLFMGYMTKPNFAIITQWCEGSSLYRHLHVSETKFETMRRIDVARQTAQGMDYLHAKNIIHRDLKSNNIFLHEGWTVKIGDFGLATVKSRWSGSQQVEQPSGSILWMAPEVIRMQDSNPYTFQSDVYGYGVVLFELMSGTLPYSNINNRDQIIFMVGRGYLSPDLSKLYSTSPKSMKRLIIDCLKFKRDERPLFPQILVAIEQVQDLLPKIERSRSEPSLHRAVHAEDLNPLLFHTTRLLPL; this is encoded by the exons AtgtcctccacctcttcctcctactcctcctcgGGGGAGACTAGTCCAGAGGATGTACCCCGAGGTGGGGGCACCATCCGAGTCTACCtcccaaacaaacagaggaCAGTG GTGAATGTTCGTGGAGGACAGACTGTGTACGAGAGTCTAGACAAAGCACTCAAAGTGAGAGGCCTAAGCCAAGACTGCTGTGCTGTGTTCCGCCTTCTAGAAGG TCGTAAGAGACTGACAGACTGGGACACAGACATCACTCCTCTGGTTGGAGAGGAGCTTTTAGTCGAGGTCCTTGATGATATTCCCCTCACCATGCACAACTTT GTACGGAAAACCTTCTTCAAGCTAGCTTACTGTGATTTTTGCCACAAGTTTCTTTTTAATGGCTTCAGATGTCAGACATGTGGCTACAAATTTCACCAGCACTGTAGTAGCAAGGTCCCTACTGTTTGCGTCGACATGGATACTGTGAGCAAACG GTGTGATCCTAATCCTTGCACAGATGAGTACCCACAGATACTATTGCCAGAAAATTCCCCTTCACAGAGCAACCTAGCCTTAACCCCAGAGCCTGCTGG GATGGACCTCTTGTCCCCAACCTCGGCCTTTCACTTCCCCATGCCTGGAGGAGATGGCCAGTCCCTACAGAGGCATCGCTCCACCTCCACTCCCAATGTTCATATGGTCAGCACAGTGGGCCCTGTTAGTGCCAGCATGATCGAG GAAGCACTGAAATTCCACATCCCAACGG GTCCTGAGCCCTCACCGAAGCCCTCCACCAGCCCACCCTCTTCCCTTGGCTCTCCAGGTAGGAGACCACCAAAGTCTCCCTCAGAGCACAAGGAGCGCAAGCCCTCCTCATCCGATGACAAAAAGAAAGTG CACCGAGGTGGCTGCAGAGACTCAAGTTACTACTGGGAGGTCCACTCTCGAGAAGTGAACATTCAGAAGAGAATAGGTTCTGGCTCCTTTGGGACAGTCTTCAAGGGGAAATGGCATGGAGACGTGGCAATCAAGATCCTCAAGGTCACTGAGCCAACGCCTGAACAGTTACAGGCCTTCAAAAATGAAATGCAGGTCTTACG GAAGACCCGCCACGTCAACATCCTGCTGTTCATGGGCTACATGACTAAGCCCAACTTTGCCATCATCACACAGTGGTGTGAAGGCAGCAGCCTGTACCGCCATCTGCATGTCTCTGAAACCAAGTTTGAGACTATGAGGCGCATTGATGTGGCCAGACAGACGGCACAGGGCATGGA ttaCCTTCATGCGAAGAACATAATTCATCGAGATCTGAAATCAAATA ATATTTTTCTCCATGAGGGCTGGACTGTTAAGATAGGCGACTTTGGCTTGGCCACAGTGAAGTCTCGGTGGAGCGGCTCTCAACAGGTGGAACAGCCGAGTGGATCCATTCTCTGGATG GCTCCTGAGGTGATCCGAATGCAGGACAGCAACCCATATACGTTCCAGTCTGACGTATACGGCTACGGAGTAGTGCTGTTTGAGCTGATGTCGGGGACCCTGCCTTACTCCAATATCAACAACAGAGACCAG aTAATCTTTATGGTTGGACGTGGTTACCTGTCTCCCGACCTCAGTAAGCTGTATAGTACCTCTCCCAAGTCAATGAAAAGGCTGATTATTGACTGCCTGAAGTTTAAACGTGATGAGAGGCCCCTGTTTCCACAG ATCCTGGTGGCCATTGAGCAGGTACAAGACCTGCTGCCAAAAATCGAGCGGAGTCGCTCAGAGCCATCGCTCCATCGGGCCGTCCATGCCGAGGACCTGAATCCCCTCCTGTTCCACACCACCAGGCTATTGCCCCTTTAA
- the LOC117767885 gene encoding leukocyte surface antigen CD53-like, with translation MAQRCLKFLKYTMCVANFLCFCCGMAVLGLGVYMMVNFRMVTLLPTLVIINIDKMLLICGIVITCVSFLGFLGALKENRCLLLMYFLLLFLLMLVELTAACLLLVFEGQVATMIEDDLNKSLKEAKANSTDPVLSEWDLVQNNFDCCGINNVLDWEDNVPKSCCLSNCSSPEPHYKQTGCLVKMKTLFEDNFLTTGISVIVLCIIEVLGMCFAMTLFCHISRSGLGYKL, from the exons ATGGCTCAACGATGTCTCAAGTTTTTGAAATACACCATGTGTGTCGCCAACTTCCTTTGTTTT TGTTGCGGCATGGCGGTTCTGGGCTTGGGCGTGTACATGATGGTGAACTTCAGGATGGTCACACTCCTCCCCACCCTGGTCATTATCAACATAGACAAAATGCTGCTGATCTGCGGCATTGTCATCACCTGCGTGTCCTTCCTGGGGTTCCTGGGTGCTCTGAAGGAGAACCGCTGTCTCCTCCTGAtg tatttcctgctgctgttccttCTGATGCTGGTGGAGCTGACCGCAGCATGTCTGCTACTCGTGTTCGAGGGACAG GTTGCTACAATGATAGAAGACGATCTCAACAAGAGTTTGAAAGAAGCCAAAGCAAATTCTACAGATCCAGTACTGAGTGAGTGGGATCTGGTTCAGAATAAC TTTGACTGCTGTGGAATCAATAATGTGTTGGACTGGGAAGACAATGTGCCGAAATCTTGCTGCCTGAGCAATTGCAGCAGCCCTGAGCCTCATTACAAGCAAACG GGTTGTTTGGTAAAAATGAAGACCTTGTTTGAGGACAATTTCCTTACCACTGGAATTTCCGTCATCGTCCTCTGCATTATTGAG GTTTTGGGGATGTGTTTCGCCATGACGCTCTTCTGCCACATCAGCCGATCTGGACTGGGCTACAAGTTATAG